In the genome of Streptomyces globosus, one region contains:
- a CDS encoding tetratricopeptide repeat protein codes for MDRIDNEARQDAPYAAFTGRKTLVAAAVAVVLIAGALLVRPAGQGDDARPPGPTQRAASAVGRGAPAAAVDLSALIADREQWLGSHPRDDGAWSVLGSAYLEQARRSADPAWFPKAEKALKRSLELRPAEKGNHDAMTGMGALANARGDFGTGKRWGELVRAQAPQRWTAYPVLVDAYTGLGDYKAAQQAMERLVELRPGLAAFMRASQVYRDRGWREDAALSMEHAAGAAKTPAEKAYVMYRLGELAWERGEAAAALRQFEAALRADPGRADALGGRARALAGLGRSGEAVRDYRMALGRGSAPRLALELGELLESLGRDDEAKEAYAVLQAAASRGSVRAAEDQVVLGLFEADHGDPADAVRRLTAEWSRHKSMQVADALGWALHRAGDDEGALEYAKKATEPGLRSADFAYHRGIVEQALGDGASARRHLEEALRTNPVFSPVRAPLAKQALAAVGEPPPGGPENLRPPTPWVAPELPEPVRKPTPTPKPKPGAARPGAEPKPSPSPSGSPSASAAAKP; via the coding sequence ATGGACCGTATCGACAACGAAGCGCGGCAGGACGCGCCCTACGCGGCCTTCACCGGACGCAAGACGCTCGTGGCCGCCGCGGTCGCGGTGGTCCTCATCGCCGGGGCGCTGCTGGTCCGGCCGGCCGGCCAGGGCGACGACGCCCGGCCGCCGGGGCCGACGCAGCGGGCCGCGTCGGCGGTCGGCAGGGGCGCGCCGGCGGCGGCGGTCGACCTGTCGGCGCTGATCGCGGACCGGGAGCAGTGGCTCGGATCGCATCCGCGGGACGACGGGGCGTGGTCGGTGCTCGGGTCGGCGTACCTGGAGCAGGCGCGCCGCAGCGCGGACCCGGCTTGGTTCCCGAAGGCGGAGAAGGCGCTGAAGCGGTCGCTGGAGCTGCGGCCCGCGGAGAAGGGCAACCACGACGCGATGACGGGCATGGGCGCGCTGGCCAATGCCCGGGGGGACTTCGGGACGGGGAAGCGGTGGGGCGAGCTGGTGCGGGCGCAGGCCCCGCAGCGGTGGACGGCGTACCCGGTGCTGGTGGACGCGTACACGGGCCTGGGCGACTACAAGGCCGCGCAGCAGGCGATGGAGCGGCTGGTGGAGCTGCGGCCGGGGCTGGCGGCGTTCATGCGGGCCTCGCAGGTCTACCGGGACCGGGGTTGGCGCGAGGACGCGGCGCTGTCGATGGAGCACGCGGCGGGGGCGGCGAAGACCCCGGCGGAGAAGGCGTACGTGATGTACCGGCTCGGGGAGCTGGCGTGGGAGCGGGGTGAGGCGGCGGCGGCGCTGCGCCAGTTCGAGGCGGCCCTGCGGGCGGATCCGGGCCGGGCGGACGCGCTGGGCGGCCGGGCCAGGGCGCTGGCCGGGCTGGGCCGCAGCGGGGAGGCGGTGCGGGACTACCGGATGGCGCTGGGGCGGGGCTCGGCGCCGCGCCTCGCGCTGGAGCTGGGCGAGCTGCTGGAGTCGCTGGGGCGGGACGACGAGGCGAAGGAGGCGTACGCGGTGCTGCAGGCGGCGGCGTCCCGCGGGTCGGTCCGGGCGGCGGAGGACCAGGTGGTGCTGGGGCTGTTCGAGGCGGACCACGGGGACCCGGCGGACGCGGTGCGGCGGCTGACGGCGGAGTGGTCGCGGCACAAGAGCATGCAGGTGGCGGATGCGCTGGGGTGGGCGCTGCACCGGGCGGGCGACGACGAGGGGGCCCTGGAGTACGCGAAGAAGGCGACGGAACCGGGTTTGCGCAGCGCGGACTTCGCCTACCACCGCGGGATCGTCGAGCAGGCCCTGGGGGACGGCGCCTCGGCGCGGCGGCACCTGGAGGAGGCACTGCGGACGAACCCGGTGTTCTCGCCGGTGCGGGCGCCGCTCGCGAAGCAGGCGCTGGCGGCGGTCGGCGAGCCCCCGCCGGGCGGACCGGAGAACCTGCGGCCGCCGACGCCGTGGGTGGCGCCGGAGCTGCCGGAGCCGGTGCGCAAGCCGACGCCGACGCCGAAGCCGAAGCCCGGGGCCGCCAGGCCCGGGGCGGAGCCGAAGCCTTCGCCGTCTCCGTCGGGCTCGCCCTCGGCGTCGGCCGCCGCGAAGCCGTAG
- the hppD gene encoding 4-hydroxyphenylpyruvate dioxygenase has product MTESLVNLETTPHTAREADPFPVKGMDAVVFAVGNAKQAAHYYSTAFGMKVVAYSGPENGVRETASYVLTNGSARFVLTSVIKASTDRGRFIAEHVAEHGDGVIDLAIEVPDVRAAYAYAVEQGARGLDEPYEVSDEHGTVVLAAIATYGQTRHTLVERKAYTGPYLPGYVAVDPMVEPPAKRTFQAIDHCVGNVELGRMNEWVGFYNKVMGFTNMKEFVGDDIATEYSALMSKVVADGTLKVKFPINEPAIAKKKSQIDEYLEFYNGPGVQHIALASNDIVATVRSMRAAGVQFLDTPDSYYDTLGEWVGDTRVPIETLRELKILADRDEDGYLLQIFTKPVQDRPTVFFEIIERHGSMGFGKGNFKALFEAIEREQAKRGNL; this is encoded by the coding sequence ATGACTGAGTCTTTGGTGAACCTGGAAACCACCCCGCACACCGCGCGAGAGGCGGACCCCTTCCCGGTGAAGGGCATGGACGCGGTCGTCTTCGCCGTCGGCAACGCCAAGCAGGCCGCGCACTACTACTCCACCGCGTTCGGCATGAAGGTCGTCGCCTACTCCGGACCGGAGAACGGCGTCCGCGAGACGGCGAGCTACGTCCTCACCAACGGCTCCGCGCGCTTCGTGCTGACCTCGGTCATCAAGGCGAGCACGGACCGCGGCCGCTTCATCGCCGAGCACGTCGCCGAGCACGGCGACGGCGTCATCGACCTGGCGATCGAGGTCCCCGACGTCCGCGCCGCCTACGCCTACGCCGTCGAGCAGGGCGCCCGCGGCCTCGACGAGCCGTACGAGGTCTCCGACGAGCACGGCACGGTCGTCCTCGCCGCCATCGCCACCTACGGCCAGACCCGCCACACCCTGGTCGAGCGCAAGGCCTACACCGGGCCGTACCTGCCCGGCTACGTCGCCGTCGACCCGATGGTCGAGCCGCCGGCCAAGCGCACCTTCCAGGCCATCGACCACTGCGTCGGCAACGTCGAACTCGGCCGCATGAACGAGTGGGTCGGCTTCTACAACAAGGTCATGGGCTTCACGAACATGAAGGAGTTCGTGGGCGACGACATCGCGACCGAGTACTCGGCCCTGATGTCGAAGGTCGTCGCGGACGGCACCCTCAAGGTGAAGTTCCCGATCAACGAGCCGGCGATCGCGAAGAAGAAGTCGCAGATCGACGAGTACCTGGAGTTCTACAACGGCCCGGGCGTCCAGCACATCGCCCTCGCCTCGAACGACATCGTGGCCACGGTCCGCTCGATGCGCGCCGCCGGCGTGCAGTTCCTCGACACCCCGGACTCGTACTACGACACCCTCGGCGAGTGGGTCGGCGACACCCGCGTCCCGATCGAGACCCTGCGCGAGCTGAAGATCCTCGCCGACCGCGACGAGGACGGCTACCTGCTGCAGATCTTCACCAAGCCGGTGCAGGACCGCCCGACCGTCTTCTTCGAGATCATCGAGCGGCACGGCTCGATGGGCTTCGGCAAGGGCAACTTCAAGGCCCTCTTCGAGGCGATCGAGCGCGAGCAGGCCAAGCGCGGCAACCTCTGA
- a CDS encoding Lrp/AsnC family transcriptional regulator, which translates to MGIDGLDGRLIVLLAREPRIGVLEASRRLGVARGTVQARLDRLQSSGVIRGFGPQVDPAALGYPVTAFATLEIKQGQGADVRAHLGGVPEVLELHTTTGHGDMLCRLVARSNADLQRVIDKVVGFEGIVRASTAIVMENPVPLRVIPLVEQAAQEG; encoded by the coding sequence ATGGGCATCGACGGACTCGACGGCCGCCTCATCGTGCTGCTGGCCCGCGAGCCGCGGATCGGCGTACTGGAGGCCTCGCGCCGGCTGGGCGTGGCGCGGGGCACGGTGCAGGCGCGGCTGGACCGGCTCCAGTCGAGCGGGGTGATCCGCGGCTTCGGCCCGCAGGTCGACCCGGCGGCGCTGGGCTACCCGGTGACGGCGTTCGCCACGCTGGAGATCAAGCAGGGGCAGGGTGCCGACGTACGGGCGCACCTGGGCGGGGTGCCGGAGGTGCTGGAGCTGCACACGACGACCGGTCACGGGGACATGCTGTGCCGGCTGGTGGCCCGCTCGAACGCCGACCTCCAGCGGGTGATCGACAAGGTGGTGGGCTTCGAGGGGATCGTGCGGGCGTCGACGGCGATCGTGATGGAGAACCCGGTACCGCTGCGCGTGATCCCGCTGGTGGAGCAGGCGGCGCAGGAGGGCTGA
- a CDS encoding ArsR/SmtB family transcription factor, with amino-acid sequence MPEKPEAPQLQNRTLDARSLRGLAHPLRIRLLGALRQDGPATASGLAERLGESSGATSYHLRQLAAHGFVEDAPGRGRGRERWWQAAHDGTVFDEQLLYDEDPATRGAADLFLHEVATIHTQEVGTFLGNAHTWSPQWRRSSDISDFTLRLTPEQAAELVARMHDLVESYRDAPQSADTETVRVHTHMLPRRSAG; translated from the coding sequence ATGCCCGAGAAGCCCGAGGCCCCCCAGCTCCAGAACCGCACCCTCGACGCCCGCTCCCTGCGCGGCCTCGCCCACCCTCTGCGCATCCGCCTGCTGGGCGCCCTGCGCCAGGACGGGCCGGCGACCGCCTCCGGGCTGGCCGAGCGGCTCGGCGAGTCCAGCGGCGCCACCAGCTACCACCTGCGCCAGCTCGCCGCGCACGGGTTCGTCGAGGACGCCCCGGGCCGCGGCAGGGGGCGCGAGCGCTGGTGGCAGGCGGCGCACGACGGCACCGTCTTCGACGAGCAGCTCCTCTACGACGAGGACCCCGCCACCCGGGGCGCCGCCGACCTCTTCCTGCACGAGGTCGCGACGATCCACACGCAGGAGGTCGGCACCTTCCTGGGCAACGCCCACACCTGGTCCCCGCAGTGGCGCCGCAGCTCGGACATCAGCGACTTCACCCTCCGGCTCACCCCCGAGCAGGCGGCCGAACTCGTGGCCCGGATGCACGACCTGGTCGAGTCCTACCGGGACGCACCGCAATCCGCGGACACCGAGACCGTACGCGTCCACACGCACATGCTCCCGCGCCGCTCGGCCGGATAG
- a CDS encoding MFS transporter has translation MSRRPLAAVLAANTVSTAGSSLTLIGVPWFVLQTTGSAGRAGVVAFCATLPVVVAALAGGPVIDRIGRRRISAASDLVCALAVAAIPLLHHAHLLEFWMLCALMAVTGLVHTPGLTARSVLLPNLAEHAGTTVIRAASLYDAASRGARMVGAAAAGVLIAALGAEAVLLVDAATYAASALLVAALVRGIPAADPQPRSGEASFARYRAELAEGWAFLTRSRLLLGITVMVMATNGLDQGWASVLLPVDGRDDLGGATAVGLLMSLFGGSALLGALLYGAWGERFPRRTVFAAAFLLCGAPRYAVAALTDTALPLAVTMALAGLGAGMLNPVLTTVMYEKVPEELRSRVAGVGTAGCELAMPMGGLAAGLLAAAYGAPTALLAFGGVYLLATLSPLAFPSWRSMERTLPPGGEDESAGAVSRTGAPRPGSASAATPPRPSGS, from the coding sequence ATGAGCAGGCGCCCCCTCGCGGCCGTCCTCGCCGCCAACACCGTCTCCACCGCCGGGAGTTCGCTGACCCTGATCGGCGTCCCCTGGTTCGTGCTGCAGACCACCGGCAGCGCCGGACGGGCCGGCGTCGTCGCCTTCTGCGCCACCCTGCCCGTCGTCGTCGCCGCCCTCGCCGGCGGTCCCGTCATCGACCGGATCGGCCGCCGCCGCATCTCCGCCGCCTCCGACCTCGTGTGCGCGCTCGCCGTCGCCGCGATCCCGCTGCTGCACCACGCACACCTGCTGGAGTTCTGGATGCTGTGCGCGCTGATGGCCGTCACCGGCCTCGTGCACACCCCGGGCCTGACCGCCCGCAGCGTCCTCCTGCCCAACCTCGCCGAGCACGCCGGGACCACCGTCATCCGCGCCGCGAGCCTCTACGACGCCGCCTCGCGCGGTGCCCGCATGGTCGGGGCCGCCGCGGCCGGCGTCCTCATCGCGGCCCTCGGCGCGGAGGCCGTCCTGCTGGTGGACGCCGCCACCTACGCCGCCTCCGCACTGCTCGTCGCCGCGCTGGTCCGCGGCATCCCTGCCGCGGACCCCCAACCCCGCTCGGGCGAGGCGTCGTTCGCCCGCTACCGGGCCGAACTCGCCGAGGGCTGGGCCTTCCTGACCCGGTCCCGGCTGCTGCTCGGCATCACCGTGATGGTCATGGCGACCAACGGCCTCGACCAGGGCTGGGCCTCCGTCCTGCTGCCCGTCGACGGCCGCGACGACCTCGGCGGCGCCACCGCCGTCGGCCTGCTCATGTCCCTCTTCGGCGGTTCCGCGCTCCTCGGCGCCCTCCTCTACGGGGCCTGGGGCGAGCGGTTCCCCCGCCGCACCGTCTTCGCCGCCGCGTTCCTCCTCTGCGGCGCGCCCCGCTACGCCGTCGCCGCCCTCACCGACACCGCGCTGCCGCTCGCCGTGACGATGGCGCTCGCCGGACTCGGCGCCGGCATGCTCAACCCGGTGCTGACGACCGTGATGTACGAGAAGGTCCCCGAGGAGCTGCGCAGCCGGGTCGCCGGCGTCGGCACCGCCGGCTGCGAGCTGGCGATGCCGATGGGCGGCCTCGCCGCGGGCCTGCTGGCCGCCGCGTACGGCGCGCCCACCGCGCTGCTCGCGTTCGGCGGGGTCTACCTGCTGGCCACGCTCTCCCCGCTGGCCTTCCCGTCCTGGCGGTCCATGGAGCGCACCCTGCCGCCGGGCGGGGAGGACGAGTCGGCCGGCGCCGTCAGCAGGACGGGGGCTCCTCGCCCCGGTTCAGCGAGCGCAGCGACTCCACCGCGCCCTTCAGGGAGCTGA
- a CDS encoding YlbL family protein has protein sequence MLSVLSRLSRPAALAVCAVPVLGLFAVAALAPLPFVIAQPGLTADVLGDRDGKPVITVSGAPTRPTRGELRMTTIQATGPSAVVRLPQLLDDWFDGSRSVLPKEAVYPSGGSDEEIEAHNLKQMTASQTNATSAALGYLRLDPKDVKVDLNLADVGGPSAGLLFSLGIIDKLDGDGSGGDLTGGRSVAGTGTISADGRVGPVGGVALKTQAARRDGASVFLVPQAECADAKAEAPEGLRLVPVSSLKGAVESLRSLNRGEEPPSC, from the coding sequence GTGCTCTCCGTCCTCTCACGCCTCTCGCGTCCCGCCGCCCTGGCCGTCTGCGCCGTGCCCGTGCTCGGCCTGTTCGCCGTGGCGGCCCTGGCACCGCTGCCGTTCGTGATCGCCCAGCCCGGGCTCACGGCCGACGTGCTGGGCGACCGCGACGGAAAGCCCGTGATCACCGTCAGCGGCGCTCCGACCCGGCCGACCAGGGGCGAGCTGCGCATGACCACGATCCAGGCGACCGGGCCGTCGGCGGTGGTCCGCCTGCCGCAGCTCCTGGACGACTGGTTCGACGGCAGCCGGTCGGTGCTGCCGAAGGAGGCCGTCTACCCCTCCGGCGGCAGCGACGAGGAGATCGAGGCGCACAACCTGAAGCAGATGACCGCCTCGCAGACGAACGCGACCTCGGCGGCCCTCGGCTACCTGCGCCTCGACCCGAAGGACGTCAAGGTCGACCTCAACCTGGCGGACGTCGGCGGCCCGTCCGCCGGCCTGCTCTTCTCCCTCGGCATCATCGACAAGCTCGACGGCGACGGCAGCGGCGGCGACCTGACGGGCGGCCGCAGCGTCGCCGGGACGGGCACGATCAGTGCGGACGGCCGGGTCGGCCCGGTCGGCGGGGTGGCCCTCAAGACGCAGGCGGCCCGCCGGGACGGCGCGAGCGTCTTCCTCGTACCGCAGGCGGAGTGCGCGGACGCGAAGGCCGAGGCGCCGGAGGGGCTGCGGCTCGTCCCCGTCAGCTCCCTGAAGGGCGCGGTGGAGTCGCTGCGCTCGCTGAACCGGGGCGAGGAGCCCCCGTCCTGCTGA
- a CDS encoding IclR family transcriptional regulator, with protein sequence MTAETSQTLDRGLRVLKLLADTDHGLTVTELSNRLGVNRTVVYRLLATLEQHALVRRDLGGRARVGLGVLRLGRQVHPLVREAALPALRSLAEDIGATAHLTLVDGTEALAVAVVEPTWTDYHVAYRAGFRHPLDRGAAGRAILAARQGTLIEPGYTLTHGELEAGASGAAAPLTGVTGLEGSVGVVMLSDAVPERVGPRVVDAAREVADALR encoded by the coding sequence GTGACCGCGGAAACCTCACAGACTCTCGACCGGGGGCTCCGAGTCCTCAAGCTGCTCGCGGACACCGACCACGGTCTGACCGTCACCGAGCTCTCCAACCGCCTCGGTGTCAACCGCACCGTGGTCTACCGCCTGTTGGCGACGCTCGAACAGCACGCCCTGGTCCGCCGCGACCTCGGCGGCCGGGCCCGCGTCGGGCTCGGCGTGCTGAGGCTGGGCCGGCAGGTCCACCCGCTCGTACGGGAGGCCGCGCTGCCGGCGCTGCGGTCCCTCGCCGAGGACATCGGCGCCACGGCACACCTGACGCTCGTCGACGGGACGGAGGCGCTGGCCGTCGCCGTCGTGGAGCCCACCTGGACCGACTACCACGTGGCCTACCGGGCCGGCTTCCGGCATCCGCTGGACCGGGGGGCCGCCGGCCGGGCGATACTCGCGGCCCGCCAGGGCACCCTCATCGAGCCCGGGTACACGCTGACGCACGGCGAGCTGGAGGCGGGCGCGAGCGGCGCCGCCGCCCCGCTGACGGGCGTCACCGGACTGGAGGGCAGCGTCGGCGTGGTCATGCTCTCGGACGCCGTGCCCGAGCGGGTGGGCCCGCGGGTCGTGGACGCGGCCCGCGAGGTCGCCGACGCCCTGCGCTGA
- a CDS encoding DEAD/DEAH box helicase, with the protein MTTTASHHLSPAFPGRAPWGTASKLRAWQQGALDKYIQTQPRDFLAVATPGAGKTTFALTLASWLLHHHVVQQVTVVAPTEHLKKQWAEAAARIGIRLDPEYSAGPLSREYHGVAVTYAGVGVRPMLHRNRCEQRKTLVILDEIHHAGDSKSWGEACLEAFDPATRRLALTGTPFRSDTNPIPFVTYEEGNDGIRRSAADYTYGYGNALGDGVVRPVIFLSYSGNMRWRTKAGDELEARLGEPMTKDAISQAWRTALDPRGDWMPNVLRAADRRLSEVRKSIPDAGGLVIASDQDSARAYAKLIREITGTKATLVLSDDAGASKHIDTFSGNDDRWMVAVRMVSEGVDVPRLAVGVYATTISTPLFFAQAVGRFVRSRRRGETASVFLPTIPYLLGFANEMEVERDHVLDRPKKAGEDADPYAESEKEMAEANRQEDEDTGEDEQMSFEALESDAVFDRVLYDGAEFGMQAHPGSEEEQDYLGIPGLLEPEQVQLLLQKRQSRQIAHSRRRPDAEADLLELPAERRPVVSHKELLELRRSLNTMVGAYVHQSGKPHGVIHTELRRVCGGPPSAEATAGQLKERIKKVQEWATRMR; encoded by the coding sequence GTGACTACTACCGCCTCCCACCACCTCTCACCCGCCTTCCCCGGCCGTGCGCCGTGGGGTACCGCCAGCAAGCTGCGTGCCTGGCAGCAGGGCGCGCTGGACAAGTACATCCAGACCCAGCCGCGTGACTTCCTCGCCGTCGCCACCCCCGGCGCCGGCAAGACCACCTTCGCGCTCACCCTCGCCTCCTGGCTGCTCCACCACCACGTCGTGCAGCAGGTGACGGTGGTCGCGCCGACCGAGCACCTGAAGAAGCAGTGGGCGGAGGCCGCCGCCCGCATAGGCATCCGGCTGGACCCCGAGTACTCGGCGGGCCCGCTGAGCCGCGAGTACCACGGTGTCGCCGTCACCTACGCGGGTGTCGGCGTACGGCCGATGCTGCACCGCAACCGCTGCGAGCAGCGCAAGACCCTCGTGATCCTCGACGAGATCCACCACGCCGGCGACTCGAAGTCCTGGGGCGAGGCCTGCCTGGAGGCGTTCGACCCGGCGACGCGCCGCCTGGCCCTGACCGGGACGCCGTTCCGCTCGGACACCAACCCGATCCCGTTCGTCACGTACGAGGAGGGCAACGACGGCATCCGCCGCTCCGCCGCCGACTACACGTACGGCTACGGCAACGCGCTGGGCGACGGCGTCGTCCGGCCGGTCATCTTCCTCTCGTACAGCGGCAACATGCGCTGGCGCACCAAGGCCGGCGACGAGCTGGAGGCCCGCCTCGGCGAGCCGATGACGAAGGACGCGATCAGCCAGGCCTGGCGGACCGCGCTCGACCCGCGCGGCGACTGGATGCCGAACGTGCTGCGGGCCGCCGACCGGCGGCTGTCGGAGGTCCGCAAGAGCATCCCCGACGCGGGCGGCCTCGTCATCGCCTCCGACCAGGACTCGGCCCGCGCGTACGCCAAGCTGATCCGGGAGATCACCGGTACGAAGGCGACGCTCGTGCTGTCCGACGACGCCGGCGCCTCGAAGCACATCGACACCTTCAGCGGAAACGACGACCGGTGGATGGTCGCCGTCCGGATGGTGTCCGAAGGCGTCGACGTCCCCCGCCTCGCCGTGGGCGTGTACGCGACGACGATCTCGACGCCGCTGTTCTTCGCGCAGGCCGTCGGCCGCTTCGTGCGTTCGCGCAGGCGCGGCGAGACCGCCTCCGTGTTCCTTCCGACGATCCCCTACCTGCTCGGCTTCGCCAACGAGATGGAGGTCGAGCGCGACCACGTACTCGACCGGCCGAAGAAGGCGGGCGAGGACGCCGACCCGTACGCCGAGTCCGAGAAGGAGATGGCGGAGGCCAACCGGCAGGAGGACGAGGACACCGGCGAGGACGAGCAGATGTCCTTCGAGGCGCTGGAGTCCGACGCCGTCTTCGACCGGGTCCTGTACGACGGCGCCGAGTTCGGCATGCAGGCCCACCCGGGCAGCGAGGAGGAGCAGGACTACCTCGGCATCCCGGGGCTGCTGGAGCCGGAGCAGGTGCAGCTGCTGCTGCAGAAGCGGCAGTCGCGGCAGATCGCGCACAGCCGGCGCCGCCCGGACGCGGAGGCGGACCTGCTGGAGCTGCCGGCGGAGCGCCGGCCCGTCGTCTCGCACAAGGAGCTGCTGGAGCTGCGCCGGTCGCTGAACACGATGGTCGGCGCGTACGTCCACCAGAGCGGCAAGCCGCACGGGGTGATCCACACCGAGCTGCGCCGCGTGTGCGGCGGCCCGCCGAGCGCGGAGGCGACGGCCGGGCAGCTGAAGGAGCGGATCAAGAAGGTCCAGGAGTGGGCCACCCGGATGCGGTGA